Proteins found in one Microbacterium sp. LWS13-1.2 genomic segment:
- the glnA gene encoding type I glutamate--ammonia ligase gives MFKDSSEVLKFIKDEDVKFLDIRFTDLPGVQQHFNIPASTVDEEFFTVGQLFDGSSIRGFANIHESDMQLIPDVSTAYLDPFREAKTLVMVFDIYNPRNGEIYAKDPRQVAKKAEKYLASTGIADTAFFAPEAEFYIFDDVRYEVKQNSSFYSVDSEEGAWNSGRAEEGGNLANKTPYKGGYFPVSPVDKTADLRDDISLRLIESGLILERAHHEVGTGGQQEINYRFDTMVHAADDILKFKYIVKNVANEWGKVATFMPKPLFGDNGSGMHTHQSLWLEGKPLFYDEKGYAQLSDLARWYIGGILAHAPALLAFTNPTLNSYKRLVKGYEAPVNLVYSAGNRSAAIRIPITGSNPKAKRIEFRAPDASGNPYLAFAAQLMAGLDGIQNRIEPHEPVDKDLYELPPEEAKNIPQVPNSLLDSLDALRADHEFLLKGGVFTPELIETWIEYKIENEIQPLNARPHPFEYELYFGV, from the coding sequence ATGTTCAAAGATTCATCCGAGGTGCTGAAGTTCATCAAGGACGAGGACGTCAAGTTCCTCGACATCCGTTTCACGGACCTTCCTGGCGTGCAGCAGCACTTCAACATCCCGGCCTCCACCGTTGACGAAGAGTTCTTCACGGTCGGCCAGCTGTTCGACGGCTCCTCCATCCGGGGATTCGCGAACATCCACGAATCGGACATGCAGCTGATCCCGGACGTGTCGACGGCCTACCTCGACCCGTTCCGCGAGGCGAAGACCCTCGTCATGGTGTTCGACATCTACAACCCCCGCAACGGAGAGATCTACGCGAAGGACCCGCGTCAGGTCGCCAAGAAGGCGGAGAAGTACCTCGCGTCGACCGGCATCGCCGACACCGCGTTCTTCGCTCCCGAGGCGGAGTTCTACATCTTCGACGACGTCCGCTACGAGGTGAAGCAGAACTCGAGCTTCTACTCCGTCGACTCCGAAGAGGGCGCCTGGAACTCGGGCCGCGCCGAAGAGGGCGGCAACCTGGCCAACAAGACCCCGTACAAGGGCGGCTACTTCCCCGTCTCGCCGGTCGACAAGACGGCGGACCTGCGCGATGACATCAGCCTCCGCCTCATCGAGTCGGGTCTGATCCTCGAGCGCGCCCACCACGAGGTGGGCACCGGCGGTCAGCAGGAGATCAACTACCGCTTCGACACCATGGTGCACGCGGCCGACGACATCCTGAAGTTCAAGTACATCGTCAAGAACGTCGCCAACGAGTGGGGCAAGGTCGCGACCTTCATGCCCAAGCCGCTCTTCGGCGACAACGGCTCCGGCATGCACACGCACCAGTCGCTGTGGCTCGAGGGCAAGCCCCTCTTCTACGACGAGAAGGGCTACGCGCAGCTCTCCGACCTGGCCCGCTGGTACATCGGCGGCATCCTGGCGCACGCGCCGGCGCTGCTCGCGTTCACCAACCCGACGCTGAACTCGTACAAGCGCCTCGTCAAGGGCTACGAGGCCCCGGTCAACCTGGTCTACTCGGCCGGAAACCGCTCGGCCGCGATCCGCATCCCGATCACGGGCTCCAACCCGAAGGCCAAGCGCATCGAGTTCCGCGCGCCGGACGCCTCGGGCAACCCGTACCTCGCCTTCGCCGCCCAGCTGATGGCCGGCCTCGACGGCATCCAGAACCGCATCGAGCCGCACGAGCCGGTCGACAAGGACCTGTACGAGCTTCCCCCCGAGGAGGCGAAGAACATCCCGCAGGTGCCGAACTCGCTGCTCGACTCGCTGGACGCGCTCCGCGCCGACCACGAGTTCCTGCTGAAGGGCGGCGTCTTCACGCCCGAGCTGATCGAGACGTGGATCGAGTACAAGATCGAGAACGAGATCCAGCCGCTCAACGCGCGTCCGCACCCGTTCGAGTACGAGCTGTACTTCGGGGTCTGA
- a CDS encoding RDD family protein, with translation MTQSTQDYPGERLGLPREGTGSIGRLGRRVGALFVDYGAAYLISGFFGWDPLAILAIFAAIQIVFLPTLQGSPGHRIFGLRLVRVDGAWVGLWRPVIRTALLVLAIPAVIWDADQRGLHDKAAGTVLIRS, from the coding sequence GTGACGCAGAGCACCCAGGACTACCCCGGCGAACGACTCGGACTGCCCCGAGAGGGCACCGGATCGATCGGCCGGCTCGGCCGCCGTGTGGGCGCACTCTTCGTCGACTACGGCGCCGCGTATCTCATCTCGGGATTCTTCGGATGGGACCCGCTCGCGATCCTGGCGATCTTCGCCGCGATCCAGATCGTCTTCCTGCCGACGCTGCAGGGAAGCCCCGGTCACCGCATCTTCGGCCTGCGGCTCGTGCGCGTCGACGGCGCGTGGGTCGGCCTCTGGCGACCCGTGATCCGCACGGCCCTGCTCGTACTCGCGATCCCGGCCGTCATCTGGGATGCCGACCAGCGCGGTCTGCACGACAAGGCCGCCGGAACGGTGCTCATCCGCTCATGA
- a CDS encoding DUF4191 domain-containing protein, translating into MAARSSAPEKGPGFFSQIRTLYTFTQKEFRWLPYLLAGILLLGIAAGVGIGFAIPPVAVWSIILWGVTGLMLGVLASMMTMTRLSTRAMYKKIDGMPGATGHVMSTSLGRKWQASEMPVGINPKTQEAVYRAIGRGGVVIVGEGARGRLTRLVNDERSKVQRVASGVPVTVLYIGHGEGEVPIAKLSSTIKALPTKIDRATMAAVIKRVESVSQSLTSLPIPKGIDPTKARAPRPR; encoded by the coding sequence ATGGCCGCGCGCAGTTCCGCCCCCGAGAAGGGCCCTGGATTCTTCTCCCAGATCCGCACCCTCTACACCTTCACCCAGAAGGAGTTCCGCTGGCTGCCGTACCTGCTGGCCGGCATCCTCCTCCTCGGCATCGCAGCGGGTGTGGGCATCGGGTTCGCGATCCCGCCGGTCGCCGTGTGGAGCATCATCCTGTGGGGCGTCACCGGCCTCATGCTCGGCGTCCTGGCATCGATGATGACGATGACGCGGCTGTCCACCCGCGCGATGTACAAGAAGATCGACGGGATGCCGGGAGCCACCGGGCACGTCATGTCGACGTCGCTCGGGCGCAAGTGGCAGGCCAGCGAGATGCCGGTGGGCATCAACCCCAAGACGCAGGAGGCGGTCTACCGCGCGATCGGGCGCGGCGGCGTCGTGATCGTGGGTGAGGGCGCCCGCGGCCGCCTCACGCGTCTCGTCAACGACGAGCGCTCCAAGGTGCAGCGCGTCGCATCGGGTGTCCCCGTGACGGTGCTGTACATCGGCCACGGCGAGGGCGAGGTGCCGATCGCGAAGCTCTCGTCGACGATCAAGGCGCTTCCCACGAAGATCGATCGCGCCACGATGGCCGCGGTCATCAAGCGTGTCGAGTCGGTCTCGCAGTCCCTGACGTCACTGCCCATCCCGAAGGGCATCGACCCCACGAAGGCGCGCGCTCCGCGACCGCGGTGA
- the sucB gene encoding 2-oxoglutarate dehydrogenase, E2 component, dihydrolipoamide succinyltransferase, translated as MSTSVVLPALGESVTEGTVTRWLKNVGDTVQADEGLLEISTDKVDTEIPSPVSGVIEEILVQEDETVEVGAVLAKIGDGSGAAEAPAPEAAAAEAPAPEAEAPAAPAEAPAAEAAPAEAAPAQAAAPAGGGKEIVLPELGESVTEGTVTRWLKQVGDEVAVDEPLLEISTDKVDTEIPSPFAGVLQEILAAEDETVAVGAPLARIGEAGASAPAAPAEAPAAAAPAPAEAPAPAAAAPAAAPAAPAPAAAPAAPAPAPAAPAPAASAPAAAPAPASAPSLVSEDDGITYVTPLVRRLAQQQGVDLASVKGTGVGGRIRKEDVLKAAEAASAPPAPAAAPAPAPLEVSPLRGTTQPMSRLRKVLAQRAVESMQSTAQLTSVVEVDVTKLATFRDKVKNDFLAKTGDKLSFLPFFALAAAEALQAYPVVNSTVDGDQIVYPASENVSIAVDTERGLLTPVLRDAASKNLAQIAHEIADLAARTRENKLKPDELAGGTFTLTNTGSRGALFDTPVVFLPQTAILGTGVVVKRPGIVTVDGKEAISVRSYVYLALSYDHRVIDGADAARFLGAVKSRLEAAAFEGQLGI; from the coding sequence ATGAGCACATCCGTGGTCCTCCCCGCTCTCGGTGAGAGCGTGACCGAGGGAACGGTCACCCGCTGGCTCAAGAACGTCGGCGACACGGTCCAGGCGGACGAGGGCCTGCTCGAGATCTCCACGGACAAGGTGGACACCGAGATCCCGTCGCCGGTCAGCGGCGTCATCGAGGAGATCCTCGTCCAGGAGGACGAGACTGTCGAGGTCGGCGCCGTGCTGGCGAAGATCGGCGACGGCTCCGGTGCCGCCGAGGCGCCCGCTCCGGAGGCTGCCGCCGCCGAGGCTCCGGCCCCCGAGGCCGAGGCTCCGGCCGCGCCGGCCGAGGCTCCCGCCGCCGAGGCGGCTCCCGCTGAGGCGGCGCCGGCGCAGGCCGCTGCACCCGCCGGCGGAGGCAAGGAGATCGTCCTGCCCGAACTCGGCGAGAGCGTCACCGAAGGAACCGTCACCCGCTGGCTCAAGCAGGTCGGCGACGAGGTCGCCGTGGACGAGCCGCTCCTCGAGATCTCCACCGACAAGGTCGACACCGAGATCCCCTCCCCGTTCGCCGGTGTGCTCCAGGAGATCCTGGCCGCCGAAGACGAGACCGTCGCCGTGGGCGCGCCGCTGGCGCGCATCGGCGAAGCGGGTGCGTCCGCCCCGGCGGCTCCGGCTGAGGCGCCCGCCGCGGCCGCCCCGGCGCCCGCTGAGGCTCCGGCTCCCGCTGCCGCCGCTCCGGCGGCTGCGCCCGCCGCCCCGGCCCCGGCCGCCGCTCCGGCTGCCCCTGCACCGGCGCCCGCCGCCCCGGCTCCTGCCGCGTCTGCCCCGGCCGCCGCACCGGCGCCGGCATCGGCGCCCTCCCTCGTCTCCGAGGACGACGGCATCACGTACGTCACGCCGCTGGTGCGCCGCCTCGCTCAGCAGCAGGGGGTCGACCTCGCCTCGGTGAAGGGCACCGGCGTCGGCGGCCGCATCCGCAAGGAGGACGTGCTCAAGGCGGCTGAGGCCGCGTCGGCCCCGCCCGCTCCCGCGGCGGCGCCCGCCCCGGCACCGCTCGAGGTGTCGCCGCTGCGCGGCACGACGCAGCCGATGTCGCGCCTGCGCAAGGTGCTCGCCCAGCGTGCTGTCGAGTCGATGCAGTCGACCGCCCAGCTGACGAGCGTCGTCGAGGTAGACGTCACCAAGCTCGCGACCTTCCGCGACAAGGTGAAGAACGACTTCCTCGCGAAGACGGGCGACAAGCTGTCGTTCCTGCCCTTCTTCGCCCTGGCTGCCGCCGAGGCGCTGCAGGCGTACCCCGTGGTCAACTCCACCGTCGACGGCGACCAGATCGTCTACCCCGCGAGCGAGAACGTGTCGATCGCGGTCGACACCGAGCGTGGGCTGCTGACCCCGGTGCTCCGCGATGCGGCGTCGAAGAACCTGGCGCAGATCGCGCATGAGATCGCCGATCTCGCGGCCCGCACGCGCGAGAACAAGCTGAAGCCGGACGAGCTGGCGGGCGGCACCTTCACGCTGACCAACACCGGCTCGCGCGGTGCGCTGTTCGACACGCCCGTCGTGTTCCTGCCGCAGACGGCGATCCTCGGAACCGGTGTGGTCGTCAAGCGCCCCGGCATCGTGACGGTCGACGGCAAGGAAGCGATCTCGGTGCGTTCGTACGTGTACCTCGCGCTGTCGTACGACCACCGCGTCATCGACGGTGCGGACGCCGCGCGCTTCCTCGGCGCGGTGAAGTCGCGTCTCGAGGCTGCGGCGTTCGAGGGGCAGCTCGGGATCTGA
- the lpdA gene encoding dihydrolipoyl dehydrogenase codes for MTDHSFDLVILGGGSGGYAAALRAAELGKTVALVEKDKVGGTCLHRGCIPTKALLHAAEVADTARDASAIGIRATFEGVDPAGVRAYREGIVAKKYKGLEGLVKARGITVVNGEGRLEAGPAVRVGDDLYLGTDVVLATGSYSRTLPGLEIGGRILTSEHALELDEIPTSVVILGGGVIGVEFASVWRSFGADVTIVEALDHLVPNEDVAISKGLERAFRRRGIQYSLGVRFQTATQTADAVTVTLEDGKTFTADYLLVAVGRGPASAGLGYEEAGVTIDRGFVLTDERLRTGVDHVWAVGDIVPGLQLAHRGFQQGIFVAEEIAGHSPVVIPDAQIPKVTYSHPEVASVGLTEAQAADVHGADGIVAYEYNLAGNGKSEILGTSGIVKVVRAKDGPVLGVHLIGDRVGELITEGQLVVGWEAHPEDIAPYIHAHPTQSEALGEAFLALAGKPLHAL; via the coding sequence ATGACCGACCATTCCTTCGATCTCGTCATTCTGGGCGGTGGGAGCGGCGGCTATGCGGCCGCACTCCGCGCCGCGGAACTCGGCAAGACCGTCGCCCTCGTCGAGAAGGACAAGGTGGGAGGCACCTGCCTGCACCGCGGCTGCATCCCCACGAAGGCGCTGCTGCACGCCGCCGAAGTCGCCGACACCGCACGGGATGCCTCGGCCATCGGCATCCGCGCCACCTTCGAGGGCGTCGACCCGGCCGGTGTGCGTGCCTACCGCGAAGGCATCGTCGCGAAGAAGTACAAGGGCCTCGAAGGCCTCGTGAAGGCTCGCGGCATCACGGTCGTGAACGGCGAGGGCCGGCTCGAGGCAGGACCGGCCGTCCGCGTCGGCGACGACCTCTACCTCGGCACCGACGTCGTGCTCGCGACCGGGTCGTACAGCCGCACGCTTCCGGGGCTCGAGATCGGCGGCCGCATCCTCACCAGCGAGCACGCCCTCGAGCTCGACGAGATCCCCACGAGCGTCGTCATCCTCGGCGGCGGCGTCATCGGCGTCGAGTTCGCGAGCGTGTGGCGCTCGTTCGGCGCCGACGTCACGATCGTCGAGGCGCTCGACCACCTCGTGCCGAACGAGGACGTGGCGATCAGCAAGGGCCTCGAGCGTGCATTCCGCCGCCGCGGCATCCAGTACTCCCTCGGTGTGCGCTTCCAGACCGCGACGCAGACGGCGGATGCCGTCACCGTGACCCTGGAGGACGGCAAGACGTTCACCGCCGACTACCTCCTGGTGGCCGTGGGCCGCGGACCGGCGTCTGCCGGCCTCGGCTACGAGGAGGCCGGCGTCACCATCGACCGCGGATTCGTGCTCACCGACGAGCGTCTGCGCACCGGCGTCGACCACGTGTGGGCCGTCGGCGACATCGTCCCGGGGCTGCAGCTCGCCCACCGCGGATTCCAGCAGGGCATCTTCGTCGCCGAGGAGATCGCGGGCCACTCCCCCGTCGTGATCCCCGACGCGCAGATCCCCAAGGTCACCTACAGCCACCCCGAGGTGGCGTCCGTCGGTCTCACGGAGGCGCAGGCCGCAGATGTGCACGGCGCCGACGGGATCGTCGCGTACGAGTACAACCTCGCGGGCAACGGCAAGAGCGAGATCCTGGGCACGAGCGGCATCGTCAAGGTCGTGCGCGCCAAGGACGGACCGGTCCTCGGGGTGCACCTCATCGGCGATCGCGTCGGGGAGCTCATCACCGAAGGGCAGCTCGTCGTGGGGTGGGAAGCCCACCCCGAAGACATCGCCCCATACATCCACGCGCACCCGACGCAGTCCGAAGCGCTCGGCGAGGCGTTCCTCGCCCTCGCGGGCAAGCCGCTGCACGCGCTCTGA
- a CDS encoding leucyl aminopeptidase, with protein sequence MSFPDLEYRTAPVRESDADLLLVALPPLEAEDSPDLSDWPGLRDALLGVGFTGAAGSWVRAYAPEATTQPLAVVGTGSDPDAAALRDAIGAAIRALTGFATVAVAAPYADPALWTAIAEGAALGGYRFDGYKSEAPKPRAARVVVHGTAEPDDTALKLIVETAASVALVKDLVNIPAEWLGPADVARRAAESVSDLPVTVEILDEEALREQGYGGILGVGQGSDRPPRLVRLEYAPEGAARHVALVGKGITFDTGGLSLKPAASMVGMKYDMAGAATVLAVLKAAASVGAPVKVTAWLCLADNMPSGRATRPGDVLRLLDGTTVEVLNTDAEGRLVLADGLVAASREHPDVIVDVATLTGAILIALGTRHTGVMGDDEAVAAYLAAAAVAGEPAWQLPLPGHMVEELDSPIADLQNAKIGDPAGGSLFAGLFLRHFVGRTADEEDAPRIPWVHLDIAGSGTHKGAPYGFTDKGPTAATVRSLIRFVLADLDEEAR encoded by the coding sequence ATGTCGTTTCCCGACCTCGAGTACCGCACCGCACCCGTCCGAGAGTCCGACGCCGACCTCCTGCTCGTCGCACTCCCCCCGCTCGAGGCCGAGGACTCCCCCGACCTGTCCGACTGGCCGGGACTTCGCGATGCGCTCCTCGGTGTGGGCTTCACGGGCGCTGCAGGCTCATGGGTCCGCGCATACGCGCCGGAGGCCACCACGCAGCCACTGGCCGTCGTCGGCACGGGATCGGATCCGGATGCCGCGGCTCTGCGTGACGCGATCGGCGCTGCGATCCGCGCGCTGACCGGGTTCGCGACAGTCGCCGTCGCCGCGCCGTACGCCGACCCCGCCCTGTGGACCGCGATCGCGGAGGGCGCGGCCCTCGGGGGCTACCGGTTCGACGGGTACAAGAGCGAGGCGCCCAAGCCGCGCGCTGCGCGCGTCGTCGTCCACGGCACGGCCGAACCCGACGACACCGCCCTGAAGCTCATCGTCGAGACCGCGGCATCCGTCGCCCTGGTGAAGGACCTCGTCAACATCCCGGCGGAGTGGCTCGGCCCCGCCGACGTCGCCCGGCGGGCCGCCGAGTCCGTGTCGGATCTGCCCGTCACCGTCGAGATCCTCGACGAGGAGGCGCTGCGCGAGCAGGGCTACGGCGGCATCCTCGGCGTCGGCCAGGGATCGGATCGCCCGCCGCGCCTGGTGCGTCTCGAGTACGCACCCGAGGGCGCCGCCAGGCACGTCGCGCTCGTGGGCAAGGGCATCACGTTCGACACCGGCGGGCTGTCGCTCAAGCCGGCGGCCTCGATGGTCGGGATGAAGTACGACATGGCCGGAGCCGCGACAGTGCTCGCAGTGCTCAAGGCCGCGGCATCCGTCGGAGCGCCCGTCAAGGTGACGGCATGGCTGTGCCTCGCCGACAACATGCCCTCGGGGCGCGCGACGCGCCCGGGCGACGTGCTGCGCCTGCTCGACGGCACCACGGTCGAGGTGCTCAACACCGACGCCGAGGGGCGCCTCGTCCTCGCCGACGGACTCGTCGCCGCCAGTCGCGAGCACCCCGATGTCATCGTCGACGTCGCCACCCTCACCGGTGCGATCCTGATCGCCCTCGGCACGCGCCACACCGGCGTGATGGGCGACGACGAAGCCGTGGCGGCGTATCTGGCCGCCGCCGCCGTGGCCGGCGAGCCCGCATGGCAGCTGCCCCTGCCCGGCCACATGGTCGAGGAGCTCGATTCGCCGATCGCCGACCTGCAGAACGCCAAGATCGGCGATCCCGCCGGCGGTTCGCTCTTCGCAGGCCTGTTCCTGCGTCACTTCGTCGGCCGCACGGCCGACGAGGAAGATGCGCCCCGCATCCCGTGGGTTCATCTCGACATCGCCGGCAGCGGCACCCACAAGGGCGCGCCGTACGGCTTCACCGACAAGGGACCGACTGCCGCGACAGTGCGCAGCTTGATCCGCTTCGTCCTGGCTGACCTCGATGAGGAGGCACGATGA
- a CDS encoding PAC2 family protein gives MPFPGPLFERAASAPPVPRGLPLVIALTGFTDAGSAVSRVIDYFRDDLSPSPLAVFSNDTLLDYRARRPIVSFEKDHLTDYRPPRLELSFAHDALGQPFLLLAGYEPDFAWDAFAGAVLDLAESYGVSTVTWVHAIPMPVPHTRPIGTTVSGTRSELTEAHSVWQPHTQVPATAGHLLEYRLAAAGVRIAGFVLLIPHYLGDTEYPAAALAALDSLTVATGLVFAGDDLRDENREYLEKVTEQIEGSDELARMVQGLEERYDAYMAGSTLATPMIHTGDLPSADELAAELERFLATRPAEDDKRGS, from the coding sequence ATGCCTTTTCCCGGCCCGCTGTTCGAGCGTGCGGCTTCCGCGCCGCCCGTGCCGCGCGGGCTGCCGCTCGTGATCGCCCTGACCGGGTTCACCGACGCCGGCAGCGCCGTGAGCCGAGTCATCGACTACTTCCGCGACGATCTGTCGCCGTCGCCGCTGGCCGTCTTCTCCAACGACACGCTGCTGGACTACCGTGCGCGCCGGCCCATCGTGTCGTTCGAGAAGGACCACCTCACCGACTACCGGCCGCCGCGTCTGGAGCTCTCGTTCGCCCACGATGCGCTCGGGCAGCCGTTCCTGCTGCTGGCGGGCTACGAGCCCGACTTCGCCTGGGACGCCTTCGCCGGCGCCGTGCTCGATCTCGCCGAGAGCTACGGCGTGTCGACGGTCACGTGGGTCCACGCGATCCCGATGCCCGTCCCTCACACGCGACCGATCGGCACCACCGTCAGCGGCACGCGGTCAGAGCTCACCGAGGCGCACTCGGTGTGGCAGCCCCACACCCAGGTGCCCGCCACCGCCGGTCATCTGCTCGAGTACCGGCTCGCCGCAGCCGGGGTGCGCATCGCCGGCTTCGTCCTGCTCATCCCGCACTACCTGGGTGACACCGAGTACCCCGCCGCGGCTCTCGCGGCGCTGGACAGTCTCACCGTCGCGACGGGCCTCGTCTTCGCGGGCGACGACCTGCGCGACGAGAACCGCGAGTACCTCGAAAAGGTCACCGAGCAGATCGAGGGCAGCGACGAGCTGGCCCGGATGGTGCAGGGACTCGAAGAGCGCTACGACGCCTACATGGCGGGGTCGACGCTGGCCACCCCGATGATCCATACCGGCGATCTGCCGAGCGCCGACGAGCTCGCCGCCGAACTCGAGCGATTCCTCGCGACACGTCCGGCGGAGGACGACAAGCGCGGCTCCTGA
- a CDS encoding RNA polymerase sigma factor codes for MTPGTNTKARSAAKDTETDQATTPAAKKAPAAKGAAKSKAAPKTASKRAKKSDDDFEDDVEELDDDVEIEADDIETDAADDTAEAAPAAKDAKASTDDAAASDDDEEDEESTKPVFTEPLPTGAIVISSSDEDDVPVYSTQITGATADPVKDYLKQIGKVPLLNAAEEVELAMRIEAGLFAEEKLSHMSAAEKSSQLGLDLQWVARDGQRAKSHLLGANLRLVVSLAKRYTGRGMQFLDLIQEGNLGLIRAVEKFDYTKGFKFSTYATWWIRQAITRAMADQARTIRIPVHMVEVINKLARVQRQMLQDLGREPTPEELSRELDMTPEKVIEVQKYGREPISLHTPLGEDGDSEFGDLIEDTEAVVPADAVGFTMLQRQLESLLDSLSEREAGVIRMRFGLGDGQPKTLDQIGDTFGVTRERIRQIESKTMAKLRHPSRSQSLRDYLE; via the coding sequence GTGACTCCAGGCACGAACACCAAGGCTCGCTCGGCCGCGAAGGACACCGAGACGGACCAGGCGACGACTCCCGCCGCGAAGAAGGCTCCCGCAGCGAAGGGCGCCGCCAAGTCCAAGGCGGCACCGAAGACCGCGTCCAAGCGCGCGAAGAAGTCGGACGACGACTTCGAGGACGACGTCGAGGAGCTCGACGACGACGTCGAGATCGAGGCCGACGACATCGAAACGGATGCCGCGGACGACACCGCGGAGGCGGCCCCGGCCGCCAAGGACGCGAAGGCCTCCACCGACGACGCCGCCGCGTCCGACGACGACGAGGAGGACGAGGAGAGCACGAAGCCCGTGTTCACCGAGCCTCTGCCCACGGGTGCGATCGTCATCTCGTCGAGCGACGAGGACGACGTCCCCGTGTACTCGACGCAGATCACCGGCGCCACGGCCGACCCCGTCAAGGACTACCTGAAGCAGATCGGCAAGGTGCCGCTGCTGAACGCGGCCGAAGAGGTCGAGCTCGCGATGCGCATCGAGGCGGGACTGTTCGCCGAAGAGAAGCTGTCGCACATGTCGGCCGCTGAGAAGAGCTCGCAACTCGGACTCGACCTGCAGTGGGTCGCCCGCGACGGCCAGCGCGCGAAGAGCCACCTTCTGGGCGCCAACCTGCGTCTCGTGGTGTCGCTCGCGAAGCGCTACACGGGTCGTGGCATGCAGTTCCTGGACCTCATCCAGGAGGGCAACCTCGGCCTCATCCGCGCGGTCGAGAAGTTCGACTACACCAAGGGCTTCAAGTTCTCGACGTACGCGACCTGGTGGATCCGTCAGGCCATCACGCGCGCCATGGCCGACCAGGCGCGCACCATCCGCATCCCGGTGCACATGGTCGAGGTCATCAACAAGCTCGCGCGCGTCCAGCGTCAGATGCTGCAGGACCTCGGTCGCGAACCCACGCCCGAGGAGCTCAGCCGCGAGCTCGACATGACCCCCGAGAAGGTCATCGAGGTGCAGAAGTACGGCCGTGAGCCGATCTCGCTGCACACTCCTCTCGGCGAGGACGGCGACAGCGAGTTCGGTGACCTCATCGAGGACACCGAGGCCGTGGTTCCCGCCGACGCGGTGGGCTTCACGATGCTGCAGCGTCAGCTCGAGTCGCTCCTCGATTCGCTCTCGGAGCGCGAGGCCGGCGTGATCCGCATGCGGTTCGGCCTCGGCGACGGCCAGCCCAAGACGCTCGACCAGATCGGCGACACGTTCGGGGTCACCCGCGAGCGCATCCGCCAGATCGAGTCGAAGACCATGGCGAAGCTGCGGCATCCGTCCCGCTCCCAGTCCCTGCGGGACTACCTCGAGTGA
- a CDS encoding coenzyme F420-0:L-glutamate ligase, with protein MSEANAGKALTVQVEGSSFARIPIRTRVVMPGDDLDEFIREYAADVVREGDLLFVTEKIVAITQGRSYLVEDIKPRRLAFFLSKYVTRTPYGIGLGMPETMEMALRECGPIRILFAAAVSAVTKLFGRKGDFYRIAGDKARAIDGPTSGTIPPYNKAVVLGPAHPREVAQQVKALLGGAPEVAVVDINDLGGNILGSTLDKAGEKRLVAILKDNPLGQGHQSTPLGIVRAV; from the coding sequence GTGAGCGAGGCGAACGCCGGCAAGGCGCTCACCGTCCAGGTCGAAGGCTCGTCGTTCGCGCGCATCCCGATCCGCACGCGGGTCGTGATGCCGGGCGACGACCTCGACGAGTTCATCCGCGAGTACGCGGCGGACGTCGTGCGCGAGGGCGACCTGCTGTTCGTGACGGAGAAGATCGTCGCGATCACGCAGGGCCGCTCGTACCTCGTCGAGGACATCAAGCCCCGCCGGCTCGCGTTCTTCCTCTCGAAGTACGTCACGCGCACCCCGTACGGCATCGGTCTCGGCATGCCCGAGACCATGGAGATGGCGCTGCGCGAGTGCGGTCCGATCCGCATCCTGTTCGCGGCAGCGGTGTCTGCCGTAACGAAGCTGTTCGGGCGCAAGGGCGACTTCTACCGCATCGCCGGCGACAAGGCCCGGGCGATCGACGGTCCCACGTCAGGCACGATCCCGCCGTACAACAAGGCGGTCGTGCTGGGCCCCGCGCATCCGCGCGAGGTCGCCCAGCAGGTCAAGGCTCTGCTCGGCGGTGCGCCCGAGGTGGCCGTGGTCGACATCAACGACCTCGGCGGCAACATCCTCGGCTCGACCCTCGACAAGGCGGGGGAGAAGCGCCTCGTCGCGATCCTCAAGGACAACCCGCTCGGTCAGGGGCACCAGTCCACACCGCTCGGCATCGTCCGCGCGGTCTGA